In Pseudomonas fluorescens, a genomic segment contains:
- a CDS encoding MotA/TolQ/ExbB proton channel family protein — protein sequence MQELGLAYAWQTADMVSKTIAFVLLIMSILSWGVMIIKAGQLIKLRSMTRRAVTSFWRAESFEEGVKLLNTGDGNPFVHLAQAGVAANTHRQQQSSQLHSRFDLSDWLARCLKDVVEEHLSRLQMGLAVLASIGSTAPFVGLFGTVWGIYHALKVIGTSGDASLAQVAGPVGESLIMTAFGLFVAIPAVLGYNAISRRNKSVSHALARFAHDLHAYFLTGARVSITDSAVQPAAATSVKCSDTVAERARA from the coding sequence ATGCAAGAATTGGGGTTGGCCTACGCTTGGCAAACAGCGGATATGGTGTCGAAAACTATCGCTTTCGTCCTGCTGATCATGTCAATACTGAGCTGGGGAGTAATGATCATCAAGGCTGGGCAGTTGATCAAGCTTCGCAGCATGACGCGCCGCGCGGTGACATCGTTCTGGCGCGCCGAAAGCTTCGAGGAGGGTGTGAAGCTGCTCAATACTGGCGACGGAAACCCCTTCGTCCATCTGGCCCAGGCCGGCGTTGCCGCCAATACTCACCGGCAGCAACAGAGCTCCCAGCTGCACAGCCGGTTCGACCTGAGTGACTGGTTGGCACGCTGCCTCAAGGATGTGGTGGAAGAGCATTTGTCGCGCCTGCAAATGGGCTTGGCGGTGCTGGCGTCGATTGGTAGCACCGCACCGTTCGTGGGGCTCTTTGGTACCGTCTGGGGTATTTACCACGCGCTCAAAGTGATAGGAACGTCGGGCGATGCGTCCCTGGCCCAAGTCGCCGGGCCTGTAGGCGAATCGCTGATCATGACGGCGTTCGGCCTGTTCGTGGCGATCCCCGCAGTGCTGGGTTACAACGCGATTTCGCGTCGCAACAAAAGCGTGAGTCATGCGCTGGCGCGATTCGCTCACGACCTGCACGCTTACTTCCTCACCGGCGCCCGCGTCAGCATTACCGACAGTGCTGTACAGCCCGCCGCGGCAACTTCCGTCAAGTGCTCCGACACTGTCGCCGAGAGGGCACGGGCATGA
- a CDS encoding ABC transporter ATP-binding protein/permease, giving the protein MSATDQRTDSSRLRPGIGRLVIGFWISEEKWLAYLLFAVCVSITLGGVYVAVWANKAGGNLVDALVARNWATLFPVLVLNFLLALATPVLMLIGAVFRQLLELRWRTWLTRHYVERWTQANHFFELEREGVLGNADQRIAQDVAQFVDITLNNILNIIQVVVSAVSFGVVLWGLSGELSFSVFGLALAIPGYLLLAAFAYTFGQLAVVHWAGKSLIGLNNHKQTVEAEFRSLAMRLRENAEQIAIYRGGETEGQRLSGAFMRVRSNWVAIIKRTSRLMFARDAYSETFSLLPLLLALPRYLSGDISLGDVARIRGGLGGPAGGAFGAMTSVLNLFVQIYPTFTLWLALVNRLRDFSWAINKLDAKPNGFELQRGGDRLICRDVHLLKPLGQPLLSLRSLDISQGQRWLIKGASGRGKSTLLRAIAGLWPHGSGMIRTPSHWQVMFVPQRSYTPTGTLKAALCYPAEAAQFSDAQCEQALRDCQLPHCAALLHEEAAWQHKLSGGEQQRLAFARLLLQRPDLVFLDEATSALDAETELAVYRHMVAQLPATTVVSISHRPALDSLHDHVLDLDAPPPFSFNHPQREGASGYSF; this is encoded by the coding sequence ATGAGCGCTACCGATCAAAGAACCGACAGCAGCAGGCTGCGTCCGGGTATAGGTCGCCTCGTAATAGGGTTCTGGATTTCGGAGGAGAAGTGGCTGGCCTACCTGTTGTTCGCTGTGTGCGTGAGCATTACCTTGGGTGGGGTATATGTCGCCGTGTGGGCGAACAAGGCCGGTGGCAACCTGGTCGATGCGCTAGTCGCGCGGAATTGGGCAACGCTGTTTCCCGTGCTGGTGCTCAACTTTTTGCTGGCGTTGGCCACTCCGGTATTGATGCTCATAGGCGCGGTCTTCCGGCAGCTACTTGAGTTGCGTTGGCGAACTTGGTTGACGCGTCACTATGTAGAACGCTGGACGCAGGCCAACCACTTTTTCGAGCTTGAACGCGAGGGCGTGCTCGGCAATGCCGATCAGCGCATCGCCCAGGACGTTGCCCAGTTCGTCGATATTACGCTCAACAATATTCTCAACATCATTCAAGTAGTGGTCAGCGCCGTGTCCTTCGGGGTGGTGCTCTGGGGACTTTCGGGTGAGTTGTCATTCAGTGTATTCGGGCTGGCCTTGGCCATTCCGGGATATCTGCTGTTAGCCGCTTTTGCATACACCTTTGGCCAACTGGCTGTGGTGCACTGGGCAGGCAAGTCGCTGATAGGCCTCAACAACCACAAGCAAACGGTGGAAGCCGAGTTTCGTTCCCTGGCGATGCGCTTGCGCGAAAATGCGGAGCAGATCGCTATCTATCGTGGTGGCGAAACAGAAGGTCAGCGGCTATCTGGCGCCTTCATGCGAGTACGCAGCAACTGGGTGGCAATCATCAAACGGACCTCCAGGCTGATGTTCGCCCGCGACGCCTATTCCGAAACATTCTCGCTGCTGCCTCTCCTGCTTGCGCTACCGCGCTACTTGAGCGGGGACATCAGCCTTGGCGACGTTGCGCGCATCCGAGGTGGCCTTGGCGGCCCAGCCGGTGGGGCGTTCGGCGCAATGACCAGCGTTTTGAACCTGTTCGTGCAGATATACCCAACCTTTACCCTCTGGTTGGCGCTGGTTAACCGGCTGCGGGACTTCAGCTGGGCAATCAACAAACTGGATGCGAAGCCCAATGGCTTTGAGCTGCAGCGTGGCGGCGACCGATTGATTTGTCGCGATGTGCACCTGCTCAAACCGTTGGGTCAACCCTTGCTGTCGCTCAGGTCGCTCGACATCAGCCAGGGCCAGCGCTGGTTGATCAAGGGCGCTTCCGGGCGGGGCAAAAGCACCTTGCTGCGCGCCATCGCCGGCCTGTGGCCACATGGCAGCGGGATGATACGGACGCCGAGCCATTGGCAGGTGATGTTTGTTCCCCAGCGCAGCTATACGCCTACCGGCACGCTCAAGGCAGCACTTTGTTACCCCGCCGAGGCGGCTCAGTTCAGTGACGCGCAGTGCGAGCAGGCGCTGCGTGACTGTCAGTTGCCGCACTGCGCAGCGCTGCTCCATGAAGAAGCTGCGTGGCAACACAAGTTGTCCGGAGGTGAACAGCAGCGGCTGGCGTTTGCAAGGCTGCTACTGCAACGCCCGGACCTTGTGTTCCTCGATGAGGCCACCAGTGCGCTGGACGCTGAGACCGAGCTCGCCGTTTACCGCCATATGGTCGCTCAGTTGCCTGCCACCACGGTCGTGAGTATCAGCCACAGACCCGCCCTGGACAGCCTGCACGACCACGTACTCGATCTGGACGCGCCACCGCCGTTCTCATTCAACCATCCGCAGCGTGAAGGCGCTTCTGGATATTCTTTCTGA
- a CDS encoding ExbD/TolR family protein — protein MSMGGSQFDADDVMSDINMTPLIDVMLVLLIIFIITLPVINHAVKLELPKADSHAMEKQPDAIDVSITADGQVLWNKEALDDEQLRQRIAVAAVQDPVPNVRLFADKAVRYERVATVLSAAQGGGLSKIDFVTEAKPATP, from the coding sequence ATGAGTATGGGTGGCTCACAGTTCGATGCCGACGACGTGATGTCCGATATCAACATGACGCCGTTGATCGACGTCATGCTGGTGTTGTTGATCATCTTCATCATCACCCTCCCCGTCATCAACCACGCGGTGAAACTCGAGCTGCCCAAAGCCGACAGCCACGCCATGGAAAAGCAGCCAGATGCGATCGATGTATCGATCACCGCCGACGGCCAGGTGCTGTGGAACAAGGAAGCGCTGGATGATGAGCAACTCAGACAACGCATCGCAGTGGCCGCAGTGCAGGATCCCGTGCCCAACGTGCGCCTGTTCGCCGACAAGGCAGTGCGCTACGAGCGGGTTGCCACCGTGTTATCCGCGGCACAGGGTGGCGGCCTGAGCAAAATCGACTTCGTGACTGAAGCCAAACCGGCAACTCCTTGA
- a CDS encoding energy transducer TonB, producing the protein MNVRVEQLPHGRGWDASQIGKFAEPKKSRLPIVTAFSFAVLIHVAALVLLVTQVSKRELTMDASAPVTSVRVSLIAMPPPPPVVVPPPVVEAPVAPEPAVLTSESATRTIEQAPPKPEAKPKEVKPKLKPKPVIKPEPKKKQPVVEQKPVEPSPPTEAKPDQNSTQAQAAPVAQKLMDLPSAVPKDVPSIGCRVPAPDYPRRARRLHAQGQVLVRLEINPKGLVQRADVVRSSGNEDLDESAVNAVRGAVCNPYIEGGQAISVRAVQTVDFNLSK; encoded by the coding sequence ATGAATGTGCGTGTAGAACAGCTGCCCCACGGACGTGGCTGGGATGCCAGCCAGATTGGCAAGTTTGCCGAGCCGAAAAAAAGCCGCTTGCCTATCGTCACGGCGTTTAGCTTTGCAGTGCTCATTCATGTGGCGGCGCTTGTGCTGCTGGTCACCCAGGTCAGCAAACGAGAGTTGACGATGGACGCTTCCGCGCCGGTCACCAGTGTGCGCGTAAGCCTGATCGCCATGCCGCCACCGCCGCCCGTGGTGGTGCCGCCACCGGTGGTCGAGGCGCCCGTTGCGCCAGAGCCTGCCGTGCTCACCAGTGAGTCGGCAACACGCACGATAGAGCAGGCGCCGCCCAAACCCGAGGCCAAGCCAAAGGAAGTAAAGCCCAAGCTTAAGCCCAAGCCTGTTATCAAGCCTGAACCGAAGAAAAAACAGCCTGTGGTCGAGCAAAAGCCGGTCGAGCCGAGCCCGCCCACTGAAGCCAAGCCTGACCAGAATTCGACGCAGGCCCAGGCGGCACCTGTTGCGCAAAAGCTGATGGATCTGCCCTCCGCAGTGCCCAAGGATGTGCCTTCCATAGGTTGCCGCGTGCCGGCGCCGGATTATCCGCGTAGAGCCCGGCGGCTACATGCCCAGGGACAAGTGCTGGTACGCCTGGAAATCAACCCTAAAGGACTGGTACAGCGCGCGGACGTCGTTCGCAGCAGTGGCAATGAAGACCTTGACGAGTCCGCTGTTAACGCCGTACGAGGCGCTGTTTGCAACCCTTATATAGAGGGCGGTCAAGCCATCTCGGTGCGCGCAGTGCAAACCGTTGACTTCAATTTGAGCAAATAA
- a CDS encoding ABC transporter ATP-binding protein/permease yields the protein MTSAVKTTARPSLAQLLLPYWVSEDRYWAWGLLATNLTINFGSVYVSLAAIRIVAKTTDALVARDWPTLWGALGLGLALGMTMAFLAIVNYAAQDYLRIRWRTWMTHGFLHQWTVDQRFYGVERDGLLSNADQRVAEDIDVFVQRALSLSVGTITAVVNAFAFGAVLWSMSGTVEFNLAGNHYAIPGYLLYAVVLYSLLGMLIAQWMGKPLIALNARKQTVEADFRALGMNLRENAEQIAFYSGGPQEGRRMMRQFREIQLNFVALLIRTCKLSITNVTYFHIGSLVPTALSMPRYLSGAASLGDITQITASFERVHSSLNYFISSYVEFSIWLASANRLRDFKAALDKLQFNRSGIRFIRSSEAVLTASPLALKAPTGELLSHVAAIRIEPGQRWLIRGASGSGKSTLIRALSGLWPHGNGDITLPGSQATTLFVPQKSYIPEGSLQAALCYPDVETRFSTEQCRQALLDVGLTERAGSLSVCDDWQKVLSGGEQQRLAIARVLLQQPQFVFFDEATSGLDIASERTLYEVVFARLSNSAIVSISHNQQLDLHYSHQLNVTSARHAVPA from the coding sequence ATGACCAGTGCCGTAAAAACCACTGCCAGGCCCTCGCTCGCCCAGCTTTTGCTGCCCTACTGGGTTTCTGAAGACCGGTATTGGGCTTGGGGGCTTTTGGCGACCAATCTCACGATCAACTTCGGTTCGGTCTACGTGTCCCTCGCGGCAATCCGAATTGTGGCAAAAACGACGGATGCGCTGGTCGCACGAGATTGGCCTACGTTGTGGGGGGCACTGGGATTGGGGTTGGCGCTGGGGATGACAATGGCGTTTCTGGCCATCGTCAATTATGCGGCGCAGGATTACTTGCGCATTCGCTGGCGAACCTGGATGACCCACGGTTTTCTCCACCAATGGACCGTCGATCAGCGGTTTTATGGCGTAGAGCGCGACGGGCTGCTTAGCAATGCAGACCAGCGCGTGGCCGAAGACATCGACGTATTCGTGCAGCGCGCGCTGTCCTTGAGCGTGGGGACAATAACGGCTGTAGTGAATGCTTTCGCGTTCGGTGCGGTGCTGTGGTCAATGTCCGGTACCGTTGAGTTCAACCTGGCCGGAAACCACTACGCAATTCCTGGTTATCTACTCTACGCCGTGGTCCTGTATTCACTGCTGGGTATGCTGATAGCGCAATGGATGGGCAAGCCGTTGATTGCCCTCAATGCGCGCAAGCAGACCGTCGAGGCGGACTTCCGTGCGCTGGGCATGAACCTGCGGGAAAACGCTGAACAAATCGCATTTTATAGCGGTGGTCCCCAAGAGGGGCGCCGCATGATGCGGCAGTTCCGAGAGATACAGCTCAACTTTGTCGCGTTGTTGATTCGCACCTGCAAGCTATCGATTACCAATGTGACCTATTTTCACATTGGCAGCCTGGTTCCCACCGCACTGTCGATGCCGCGTTACTTGTCAGGTGCGGCCTCTCTAGGGGACATCACTCAGATTACGGCTTCTTTCGAACGCGTTCATTCCTCGCTGAACTACTTCATCTCCAGCTATGTCGAGTTCAGCATCTGGCTGGCCTCTGCCAACCGGTTGCGTGACTTCAAGGCGGCGCTGGATAAACTGCAATTCAACCGCTCGGGTATCAGGTTTATACGCTCAAGCGAGGCGGTATTGACTGCGTCGCCCCTGGCGCTGAAGGCACCCACTGGTGAACTGCTCAGCCATGTGGCCGCCATCCGTATAGAACCAGGCCAGCGCTGGTTGATCAGAGGGGCCTCCGGCTCCGGCAAAAGCACGTTGATACGCGCGCTTTCCGGGCTGTGGCCCCATGGCAACGGCGACATCACTCTGCCGGGAAGTCAGGCGACCACGCTGTTCGTCCCGCAAAAAAGCTACATCCCCGAGGGCAGCTTGCAAGCCGCACTTTGCTACCCGGATGTTGAGACCAGGTTCAGCACGGAGCAATGCAGGCAGGCGCTTCTCGATGTCGGCTTGACCGAGCGCGCGGGGTCATTGAGCGTATGTGATGACTGGCAGAAAGTACTCTCTGGCGGCGAGCAGCAGCGCTTGGCCATTGCGCGAGTGTTATTGCAACAACCGCAATTCGTCTTTTTTGACGAGGCCACCAGCGGGCTGGATATAGCCAGCGAGCGCACGCTTTATGAGGTGGTATTCGCCCGCTTGTCCAACAGCGCCATTGTCAGCATCAGTCATAACCAGCAACTCGATTTGCACTATTCACATCAACTGAACGTCACATCCGCGCGACATGCGGTGCCGGCATGA